Proteins encoded within one genomic window of Cytophagales bacterium:
- a CDS encoding NAD-dependent epimerase/dehydratase family protein, which yields MKSVLITGANGFVGRHLLERALSEGYKVYAGVRKRSNISSIKHLDVTILRLDYQHYSNLKNTLSEYGPFDYVIHNAGVTEAIDIDAYRKGNVEVTGNLIKALQGGLISSNFVYVSSLAARGPNYQGKDDPISDYGVSKSEAEAVVKTSGIDYVIVRPTAVYGSGDAAFFELVKLVKWGISLSMGSRDQKLTFIHGFDLANLIFLSAPFTGKTFYGHDGHVRSQKDLLNAIKNGLGKKRALGIHIPAGLVRNISLYVNTFYNQFLGKSWHYNPPKIRELLATDWTIHETKDQSLLEFVPKYTLESGFQEAIDYYREKFWL from the coding sequence ATGAAATCTGTATTAATTACTGGTGCCAATGGTTTTGTCGGTAGGCATTTACTTGAAAGAGCCCTTTCCGAAGGATACAAGGTCTACGCTGGAGTCAGGAAGAGGAGTAATATATCTAGTATCAAACATCTGGATGTTACCATCTTAAGATTAGATTACCAGCATTACTCGAACCTTAAGAACACGCTATCTGAGTACGGTCCGTTCGACTATGTGATTCACAATGCAGGAGTTACAGAAGCCATAGATATCGATGCTTACCGAAAGGGAAATGTAGAAGTGACCGGAAACCTGATCAAGGCTTTGCAAGGTGGATTGATCTCTTCCAATTTCGTTTACGTTTCTAGTTTGGCGGCCAGAGGTCCTAATTATCAAGGTAAAGACGACCCCATTTCAGATTACGGGGTTAGTAAGTCGGAAGCTGAAGCGGTGGTAAAGACCTCAGGAATCGACTATGTAATTGTTCGCCCGACTGCCGTTTATGGTTCAGGAGATGCTGCTTTTTTTGAGTTGGTAAAGTTGGTGAAGTGGGGCATTTCATTGTCTATGGGAAGTAGGGACCAAAAACTCACCTTCATTCATGGATTCGACCTGGCTAATTTGATCTTCCTTTCGGCACCATTTACAGGAAAGACGTTTTATGGACATGATGGTCATGTGAGAAGTCAGAAAGATTTGCTCAATGCCATTAAAAATGGCCTGGGAAAGAAGCGAGCATTGGGTATTCACATACCAGCAGGATTAGTCAGAAACATTTCACTTTACGTTAATACATTCTACAATCAGTTTTTAGGCAAATCCTGGCATTACAATCCACCCAAGATCAGAGAACTCCTGGCCACTGATTGGACCATTCATGAAACCAAGGACCAATCTCTATTAGAGTTTGTGCCAAAATATACCCTGGAAAGTGGGTTTCAGGAAGCCATCGATTACTACAGGGAAAAGTTTTGGCTTTAG
- a CDS encoding 4'-phosphopantetheinyl transferase superfamily protein, which translates to MPIGNDIIDLDEASKHRPQYYERLKSSSFTEDEWLLQDLPDGNTGLWLLWSLKEATFKSLVQGDWDGRRFFPIDYSVTSLKRNTNDFIAEIVFKDRIVRTITSIQKQFLHTVTKPENDLKTRSDHFECPGEDYEHQSAEVRDQAVAALALYLGQDRGSIAIIKNEDQVPQFFINGEYLSSVDLSLSHHGRYGAYAMSFSH; encoded by the coding sequence TTGCCGATCGGTAACGACATCATCGATCTGGATGAGGCAAGTAAGCATCGACCTCAGTATTATGAACGACTGAAAAGTTCGAGTTTTACTGAGGACGAATGGCTGCTGCAAGACCTTCCCGATGGAAACACGGGCCTTTGGTTGTTGTGGTCTTTGAAAGAAGCCACATTCAAATCTTTGGTTCAGGGTGATTGGGATGGTAGACGCTTCTTCCCGATAGATTATAGCGTAACATCGTTGAAGCGAAATACAAACGATTTCATTGCTGAAATTGTATTCAAAGACCGAATTGTGAGAACGATCACCTCTATTCAAAAACAGTTCTTGCATACGGTCACTAAACCTGAAAATGACCTAAAGACACGATCAGATCATTTCGAATGTCCCGGTGAAGATTATGAACATCAATCGGCGGAAGTTCGAGACCAGGCGGTTGCTGCATTGGCGCTCTACCTGGGGCAGGATCGTGGAAGCATTGCTATTATAAAGAATGAAGATCAGGTGCCTCAATTCTTTATTAATGGAGAATACCTGTCTTCAGTAGACCTATCACTATCTCACCACGGTAGATATGGAGCGTACGCCATGTCCTTCTCTCATTGA
- a CDS encoding acyl carrier protein: MNRESILSKLKDLIQPYVGDNDAFGAMNEKSDLINDLKINSAHIVDIVLDIESEFDIMIDDESINEMITVGSSIDVVEAKLAVAAS, encoded by the coding sequence ATGAATAGAGAGAGCATACTTTCCAAATTGAAAGATCTGATCCAACCTTATGTTGGCGACAATGATGCTTTTGGTGCGATGAATGAGAAGTCTGATCTGATCAATGATTTGAAGATCAACTCTGCACACATCGTTGATATCGTATTGGACATTGAGTCTGAGTTCGATATCATGATTGATGATGAGTCTATCAATGAAATGATCACTGTAGGCTCAAGTATTGATGTGGTAGAAGCGAAGCTTGCAGTAGCTGCTAGCTAA
- a CDS encoding beta-ketoacyl-[acyl-carrier-protein] synthase family protein, translating into MEYKRVVITGLGVTSPNGIGIPDFGDAIKNGKSGITSWPELADLNFRCQVGGKPPITMEYLEQKLPAYIAKKITNNAILYACLAGVEAWEDAGLEVLSKETDFDTGAAFGAGALGLDSFITSKTSPIDEGNHKILGAGAIPQSMSSGASAYLNQILGFGNRVMSNSSACITGSEAVSQGYEWIRMGRAKRMLCGGTEGDGRYIWGGFDAMRILCSAYNDDPTKASRPMSSTPMGFVPGGGAGALMLEELDSALERGAKIYGEVIGSFVNTGGQRSGGSMTAANPEGVRRCIKGAIADSGIKPSEIDLINGHLTSTKGDVVEINNWSNALGLEGDDFPYINATKSMIGHCIGGAGAIELVGTVLQMHENFIHPTLNLEEVHPDILSKVSAEKLPTKKIDKEINIAIKSNFGFGDLNCCVVLKSWKN; encoded by the coding sequence ATGGAATATAAGCGAGTTGTAATCACCGGACTTGGAGTGACCTCCCCCAATGGGATTGGTATACCAGATTTTGGTGACGCTATCAAAAACGGAAAATCAGGAATTACAAGTTGGCCGGAATTGGCAGACCTGAATTTTCGGTGCCAGGTAGGTGGAAAGCCACCGATCACCATGGAATACCTGGAGCAAAAGTTACCCGCCTATATAGCTAAGAAGATCACCAATAACGCCATTTTGTATGCTTGTCTTGCCGGAGTAGAGGCATGGGAAGATGCAGGACTGGAGGTTTTAAGTAAAGAGACTGACTTTGATACAGGGGCTGCTTTTGGAGCAGGGGCGTTGGGGCTGGATAGCTTTATTACGTCCAAGACTTCACCTATCGACGAAGGCAATCATAAGATATTAGGAGCGGGTGCCATCCCTCAGAGTATGAGCAGTGGCGCCAGTGCTTATTTGAATCAGATCCTTGGGTTTGGTAACCGGGTGATGTCCAATTCTTCGGCCTGTATCACAGGTTCAGAAGCCGTATCTCAAGGTTACGAATGGATACGAATGGGACGTGCCAAGCGCATGTTGTGTGGTGGAACCGAAGGTGATGGTCGTTACATCTGGGGTGGTTTTGACGCCATGCGCATCCTGTGCAGTGCTTATAACGATGACCCAACTAAAGCATCCCGGCCCATGTCAAGTACTCCAATGGGATTTGTGCCCGGTGGTGGAGCAGGGGCTTTGATGTTAGAAGAATTAGATTCTGCGTTGGAACGTGGAGCGAAGATATACGGTGAGGTCATTGGCTCTTTTGTAAATACGGGAGGCCAGCGATCCGGAGGCTCAATGACTGCTGCTAATCCGGAAGGTGTTCGGCGTTGTATCAAAGGGGCGATTGCCGATTCGGGGATCAAACCTTCAGAAATTGACCTGATCAACGGACACTTGACCTCTACCAAAGGCGATGTAGTGGAAATAAACAACTGGTCGAACGCGTTAGGACTGGAAGGAGATGATTTTCCTTACATCAATGCGACCAAATCCATGATCGGTCATTGCATCGGTGGAGCAGGAGCAATTGAATTAGTGGGGACGGTTTTGCAAATGCACGAAAATTTTATTCACCCTACGTTGAACCTTGAGGAGGTTCATCCCGATATACTGTCAAAAGTTTCGGCTGAAAAATTACCAACAAAGAAAATAGACAAAGAAATCAACATAGCAATCAAGTCAAACTTCGGTTTTGGTGACCTGAATTGCTGTGTCGTACTTAAATCCTGGAAAAACTAA
- a CDS encoding 3-hydroxyacyl-ACP dehydratase FabZ family protein, producing the protein MQEIIDQLPYQKPFLFVDHLEKLDENGAIGSYTLKEEEFFYQGHFPENPVTPGVILTEIAAQIGLVSLGIYLLQNQTEGEVIPVFSSSNMDFLKPVYPGEKVKVFSTKEYFRFSKLKCKVVMLNEAGEEVCKGTLSGMVTRKANKN; encoded by the coding sequence ATGCAGGAGATCATAGATCAATTACCATACCAAAAACCATTTCTGTTTGTCGATCATCTGGAGAAGCTGGATGAGAACGGCGCAATCGGCAGTTATACCCTAAAAGAAGAGGAGTTCTTCTATCAAGGACATTTTCCCGAAAACCCGGTAACACCTGGTGTGATCCTTACGGAAATCGCAGCCCAGATAGGACTGGTAAGTTTAGGGATCTACTTGCTGCAAAATCAAACGGAAGGAGAGGTGATTCCCGTATTTTCTTCGTCGAACATGGACTTTTTGAAACCTGTTTATCCTGGCGAGAAAGTAAAGGTATTTTCCACCAAAGAATACTTCCGGTTCAGTAAGTTGAAATGCAAGGTAGTGATGTTGAATGAGGCTGGAGAGGAAGTGTGTAAGGGGACGTTATCAGGCATGGTCACACGAAAGGCGAATAAGAACTAA
- a CDS encoding SDR family oxidoreductase, which translates to MSVFAEKNLWGLILGASSGMGLATAKKLAGAGMNLILIYRERRSRQVEVDEAYNEMRAMGVEVLDFNTDALQEVKREQVLEEIATKIGDGKIRLLLHSIAKGNLKLMTPTPEDGGIAYPSQLLTDEDFAITGDSMAFSIVPWLNAILAKDLVANPARVIALTSAGDKRVWKGYAAVAAAKASLDAIIKYIAVEYAHLGITSNLIEAGVTVTPSMQLIPGSNEMVERIQQQHPKKRLTQPEDVANAIYLLTQDEANWINGSRLVVDGGETLI; encoded by the coding sequence ATGAGTGTATTTGCAGAAAAAAACCTTTGGGGGCTCATTTTAGGAGCGTCCAGTGGAATGGGATTAGCAACCGCTAAGAAACTGGCCGGAGCCGGCATGAACCTCATTCTTATTTATCGTGAACGTAGATCCCGACAAGTGGAAGTCGATGAGGCTTATAATGAAATGCGTGCGATGGGCGTGGAAGTGCTGGACTTCAATACCGATGCATTGCAGGAAGTGAAGCGAGAGCAGGTGCTGGAAGAAATTGCCACTAAAATCGGTGATGGTAAAATCAGGTTACTGTTGCACTCTATTGCGAAAGGAAACCTCAAACTGATGACTCCCACACCAGAAGATGGGGGCATTGCCTATCCTTCACAGTTACTGACGGACGAAGATTTTGCCATTACCGGAGATAGCATGGCCTTCAGCATTGTGCCCTGGCTCAATGCCATTTTAGCCAAAGACCTGGTGGCCAATCCCGCGAGAGTCATTGCCTTGACCAGTGCCGGAGACAAACGCGTTTGGAAAGGGTATGCTGCGGTAGCAGCAGCTAAAGCTTCTTTGGATGCCATCATCAAATACATTGCTGTCGAGTATGCACATTTGGGTATCACTTCTAATTTAATCGAGGCAGGCGTGACGGTTACTCCATCCATGCAACTCATTCCGGGGAGTAACGAAATGGTAGAACGCATCCAGCAACAACATCCAAAGAAACGCTTGACGCAACCGGAAGATGTGGCCAATGCGATTTACCTGTTGACGCAAGATGAAGCTAATTGGATCAATGGATCCCGATTGGTGGTTGATGGAGGTGAAACACTGATCTAA
- a CDS encoding aminotransferase class I/II-fold pyridoxal phosphate-dependent enzyme codes for MSALRERTRQFREPQRVQDLGFYSYFRELESHQGTEVIYKGRKVLMFGSNSYLGLNNDPRVKEACIKAVEKYGSGCGGSRFLNGTLDLHVELEEKLAKFLRKDACIAYSTGFQVNLGVLPTLAGRGDYLILDTQNHASIIEGARLSQASTVYFKHNDMKSLETKLKSIGKEAFKMIVVDGVFSMEGDICELPDIVRLAQEYNATVMTDCAHAVGVLGEEGRGTPSYFGLEDEVELIGGTFSKSFASLGGFIAGDADTINYLKHISRSFIFSASMTPAAVAAVIKTLEILQTEPERLKKLWDNTHYAQKRLVELGFDIGDSKTPIIPIYIRDYDKTFQISTRLIQEDIFVNTVIPPAVRPEDTLMRFSLMATHTKDQIDEAISKIHKVAKEVDIPLNEPSRV; via the coding sequence ATGAGCGCATTACGGGAAAGGACCCGACAGTTTAGGGAGCCACAACGTGTTCAGGATTTAGGATTCTATTCTTACTTCAGAGAGCTGGAATCTCATCAGGGCACGGAGGTGATCTACAAAGGAAGAAAGGTCTTGATGTTTGGTTCGAATAGTTACCTGGGATTGAACAATGATCCTAGAGTCAAAGAGGCCTGCATCAAAGCAGTAGAGAAGTACGGTTCCGGTTGTGGTGGCTCCAGGTTCCTGAATGGAACCCTTGATCTACATGTTGAATTAGAAGAAAAACTGGCCAAATTTCTCCGTAAAGATGCTTGTATCGCCTACAGCACCGGTTTTCAGGTAAACCTGGGTGTTTTGCCTACATTGGCTGGTCGGGGAGATTACCTCATTTTAGATACACAAAATCACGCGTCCATCATTGAAGGTGCCCGATTATCTCAGGCGTCTACGGTGTACTTCAAGCACAATGACATGAAGTCATTGGAAACGAAGCTGAAAAGCATTGGAAAAGAGGCGTTCAAAATGATCGTGGTAGATGGTGTCTTCAGCATGGAAGGAGACATTTGTGAATTACCCGATATCGTGAGACTGGCTCAGGAGTACAATGCGACAGTCATGACTGATTGTGCGCATGCAGTCGGTGTGTTGGGCGAAGAAGGACGTGGGACACCTTCCTACTTTGGCTTGGAAGATGAAGTGGAATTGATCGGCGGTACTTTTAGCAAATCATTTGCTTCTTTAGGAGGGTTTATTGCTGGAGATGCGGATACCATCAACTACCTGAAACACATTTCAAGATCATTCATTTTCAGTGCGAGCATGACCCCTGCGGCAGTTGCAGCGGTGATCAAAACACTGGAAATATTACAAACTGAGCCTGAGCGATTGAAAAAGCTCTGGGACAATACGCACTATGCGCAAAAGAGACTGGTAGAATTAGGATTTGATATCGGTGATTCAAAAACACCGATCATTCCAATTTATATCAGAGATTACGATAAGACATTCCAGATTTCAACCAGACTGATCCAGGAAGACATTTTTGTCAATACAGTGATTCCACCGGCTGTAAGACCGGAAGACACCCTGATGCGTTTTTCTCTGATGGCGACGCATACCAAAGATCAGATCGACGAGGCCATTTCCAAAATCCATAAGGTAGCTAAGGAAGTTGACATTCCTTTAAACGAGCCTTCTCGTGTATAG
- the ppk1 gene encoding polyphosphate kinase 1, whose translation MQENYQDLISGSDLISRDLSWVRFNYRVLDQVKKQDRSLVERLKFLAITASNADEFFMIRVGSLYNYVDFETDRIDYSGLHLIPFKNALFQELQEFAAEQHRLFSEDLSPKFKDLGFSICAFEELSENEQKQVGKYFRKEVFPMLTPMMYDSYHPFPVLMNNVLTFGVVSKGLGTGKKEKKKMSFVQIPQNVSRFYPIEREGQVIFVPIEEIVKNNIAELFKNVELISCTLFRMTRNGDFTLEESEDIEANYLEELSKKLKTRKTGRVVRLEISSVFDKWLIRKLKDRFEIEDVNLFKAETPAMIDYTGLWQIVNYPALQNFREESKPPVKPLSMEDYQDQKIFNILKDRDILLHQPYNSIEPLLDLLDQAAEDANVMSIKLTIYRLAKRSRVIEALLKAAENGKHVSVLFEVKARFDEENNMRQAQRLQKAGCFVIYGVGSLKTHTKLLLIVRKERDRVKRYVHMSSGNYNESTSKLYTDLGFMTTDDGYANDVQEFFNVITGHSFPDKYENLLTAPRDLRNKLIELIQSEGENAANSLPAGIVIKINSLQDKDTIEALYAASQLGVPVRLIVRGICCLRPQRAGLSENIEVRSIVGDYLEHSRIFYFHNNGEPIVYSGSADVMVRSFDRRLESLFLIKDKFLKQQAINILAYNLKDNVNAYEMKESGSYVAASAEGEVFNIHKEFFKVTSDIVRNAKLFG comes from the coding sequence ATGCAGGAAAACTATCAGGACCTTATTTCCGGGAGTGATTTGATCAGCCGAGACCTTAGCTGGGTGAGATTCAATTATCGTGTTTTAGATCAGGTAAAAAAGCAAGACCGGAGCCTGGTTGAGCGACTCAAGTTTTTGGCGATAACAGCAAGCAATGCGGATGAGTTTTTTATGATCAGGGTCGGTAGTTTATACAACTACGTGGATTTTGAAACTGATAGGATTGATTATTCAGGCTTACACTTGATTCCTTTTAAAAATGCCTTGTTTCAGGAACTCCAGGAATTTGCTGCTGAACAACACCGGCTTTTTTCGGAAGACCTGTCGCCGAAATTTAAAGACCTTGGATTTTCTATTTGTGCTTTTGAAGAATTGTCAGAGAATGAGCAGAAGCAAGTAGGAAAATATTTCCGTAAAGAAGTGTTCCCAATGCTGACACCTATGATGTATGATTCTTATCATCCCTTCCCGGTGTTAATGAACAATGTGCTCACTTTCGGCGTGGTTTCTAAGGGTTTGGGCACCGGGAAGAAGGAGAAGAAGAAAATGTCCTTTGTGCAAATACCGCAGAATGTCAGTCGATTCTACCCGATAGAACGTGAAGGTCAGGTGATATTCGTTCCGATTGAAGAAATTGTCAAAAACAACATCGCAGAGCTGTTTAAAAATGTCGAACTCATATCCTGTACACTGTTCCGAATGACAAGGAATGGGGATTTCACGTTGGAGGAGTCCGAAGATATTGAAGCCAATTACCTCGAAGAACTTTCTAAGAAACTTAAAACACGAAAGACAGGCAGGGTGGTTCGTCTGGAGATCAGTTCCGTCTTCGATAAATGGTTGATCAGAAAGTTGAAAGACCGGTTTGAGATCGAGGACGTCAACCTGTTCAAAGCCGAAACTCCTGCGATGATTGATTACACCGGACTTTGGCAAATTGTCAATTATCCGGCACTGCAAAACTTCCGTGAAGAGTCGAAACCTCCGGTGAAGCCACTCAGTATGGAGGATTATCAGGACCAGAAAATATTCAACATCCTGAAAGACCGTGATATCCTCTTGCACCAGCCCTACAATAGCATCGAGCCACTACTTGATCTTCTTGATCAGGCGGCGGAGGATGCCAATGTGATGTCTATTAAGCTGACTATTTATCGTTTAGCAAAACGTTCCAGGGTCATTGAAGCGTTATTAAAGGCTGCGGAGAATGGTAAGCACGTTTCAGTCCTTTTTGAGGTGAAGGCACGCTTCGATGAAGAAAACAACATGCGGCAAGCACAGCGTCTTCAGAAAGCCGGTTGCTTTGTGATCTACGGCGTAGGTTCTTTGAAAACACACACCAAGTTATTGCTGATCGTCAGAAAGGAACGGGACAGGGTCAAGCGATATGTCCATATGTCCAGTGGTAACTATAATGAATCTACTTCCAAACTGTACACCGATCTCGGCTTTATGACCACTGATGATGGATATGCCAATGATGTACAGGAATTCTTTAATGTAATCACGGGCCACTCATTCCCAGACAAGTATGAAAACCTGCTTACCGCTCCCAGGGACCTGCGCAATAAATTGATAGAACTCATTCAGAGTGAAGGAGAAAATGCTGCCAATAGCTTACCAGCAGGTATTGTGATCAAGATCAATTCCTTGCAGGACAAAGACACCATAGAAGCGCTTTATGCGGCATCACAGCTAGGAGTACCCGTAAGATTGATTGTTCGAGGCATTTGTTGTTTGCGTCCACAGCGAGCGGGTTTAAGTGAAAACATTGAAGTACGGTCCATTGTGGGAGACTATCTCGAGCATTCACGGATATTTTATTTCCATAACAATGGAGAGCCCATTGTCTATTCTGGAAGTGCAGATGTCATGGTCCGGAGTTTTGATCGTCGTTTAGAATCTCTGTTCTTGATCAAGGACAAATTCCTGAAACAGCAGGCGATCAATATATTAGCCTATAACCTCAAGGACAATGTGAATGCTTACGAAATGAAAGAGTCCGGGAGTTATGTAGCCGCCTCAGCAGAAGGAGAAGTATTCAATATTCACAAAGAATTTTTCAAAGTTACCAGCGATATTGTTCGAAATGCGAAACTTTTTGGTTGA
- the mdh gene encoding malate dehydrogenase, with protein MKVTVVGAGAVGATCAENIARKSLCEEVVLLDIKEGFAEGKAMDMNQCATLNGYDTKVIGSTNDYQATEGSEVVVITSGLPRKPGMTREELIGTNAGIVKSVTDNILKYTPNPIIIVISNPMDTMTYLSAKASGLPKERIIGMGGILDSSRFKYRLSEAISCSPNDLQGVVIGGHGDTTMIPLINHATYNSAPVTDFLSAEQQEHVVKETMVGGATLTKLIGTSAWYAPGAAGAYLVESIVRDQKKLFPCCVYLDGEYGQSDICIGVPVVVGKNGWEKIVQYNLSDDEQAKFNASADAVRKMNAVLSDMKMV; from the coding sequence ATGAAAGTTACCGTAGTAGGAGCAGGAGCAGTCGGAGCCACCTGTGCTGAAAATATCGCCAGAAAATCATTATGTGAAGAAGTTGTTTTACTGGACATCAAAGAAGGTTTTGCGGAAGGCAAGGCCATGGACATGAACCAGTGTGCGACTTTGAATGGTTACGATACCAAAGTTATCGGTTCAACAAATGATTACCAGGCTACTGAAGGTTCAGAAGTGGTCGTGATCACTTCCGGATTGCCAAGGAAACCGGGTATGACCCGTGAAGAACTTATCGGAACCAATGCCGGGATCGTGAAGTCCGTAACGGACAACATTCTGAAATACACGCCTAATCCGATCATCATCGTGATTAGTAATCCTATGGATACCATGACTTATCTGTCTGCTAAAGCCAGCGGATTGCCTAAAGAAAGAATCATCGGTATGGGTGGGATTCTCGATAGCAGCCGATTCAAATACAGATTGAGTGAAGCCATTTCTTGTTCGCCTAATGACCTGCAAGGTGTTGTGATTGGTGGACACGGAGATACGACCATGATCCCGTTGATTAACCACGCTACTTACAACAGTGCTCCTGTAACTGATTTCTTGTCTGCTGAGCAACAAGAGCACGTTGTGAAAGAAACCATGGTAGGCGGCGCTACTTTGACCAAATTGATCGGTACATCTGCGTGGTATGCTCCCGGAGCTGCAGGTGCTTATCTGGTAGAGAGCATCGTACGTGACCAAAAGAAATTATTCCCTTGCTGTGTATACCTCGATGGTGAATATGGTCAGAGCGACATCTGTATTGGTGTGCCTGTTGTAGTTGGTAAAAACGGTTGGGAAAAAATCGTTCAGTACAACCTGAGTGATGATGAGCAAGCGAAATTTAATGCAAGTGCAGATGCAGTTCGTAAAATGAATGCTGTGCTTTCAGATATGAAAATGGTGTAA
- the tilS gene encoding tRNA lysidine(34) synthetase TilS, with product MTNFEDMQAELQAFIQQRKLFKSNDHLLIAVSGGVDSMTLLHLLVQLGYQVSVAHMNFGLRGEASDQDEALVTEICNLLHVPVFTKRVATVDYANEQGISIQMAARELRYRWFMELEDEHHFAYVATAHNADDNLETVLFNLTKGTGIRGISGINHRSGIFVRPLLFAEKSQIIAFAEANGIRWREDASNTEVKYARNKIRHEVLPVLKAINPSVIAHFENTRLRISGTEQVLMDKVQSIREQHTSMSEGIFYINHDWMTGQEVDAVILSELLREFDFSFSQCLDISKAADQSGKLFYSEKFLLNINRGQFMVKPKVESVGASTIAIEVTEGTYQIGDRSLRVTEHPVESFKKGSAPHEVYLDADAVQLPLIIRQWEQGDAFQPLGMKGKKKISDFLVDQKVPLIDKTAVLVLESDATICWVVNHRLDDRFKVTDKTQKVLKITCQKSFDQGPNTV from the coding sequence ATGACGAATTTTGAGGACATGCAGGCGGAACTTCAAGCTTTTATCCAGCAACGCAAGCTTTTTAAGTCGAATGATCATTTGCTTATTGCCGTAAGCGGAGGCGTAGATTCGATGACCTTACTTCACTTGTTGGTCCAACTAGGATATCAGGTTTCCGTGGCTCATATGAATTTCGGTTTGAGGGGAGAAGCTTCAGATCAGGACGAAGCATTGGTCACAGAAATATGCAACCTGCTGCACGTTCCTGTTTTTACAAAGCGAGTAGCCACGGTTGATTACGCGAATGAGCAAGGGATTTCCATTCAAATGGCAGCCAGGGAGTTACGCTACAGATGGTTCATGGAGCTTGAAGATGAGCATCATTTTGCTTATGTGGCTACAGCTCATAATGCAGATGATAACCTGGAAACCGTACTATTCAACCTAACCAAAGGAACTGGAATTCGCGGGATTAGTGGGATCAATCACCGATCGGGAATCTTTGTGAGACCTTTACTCTTTGCAGAAAAATCTCAAATCATTGCTTTTGCTGAGGCTAATGGTATCCGATGGCGAGAAGATGCTTCCAATACCGAGGTGAAGTATGCCAGAAATAAAATACGACATGAGGTGCTCCCGGTTCTTAAAGCGATCAATCCATCCGTGATTGCCCATTTTGAAAATACACGACTTAGAATCTCTGGCACGGAGCAGGTTTTGATGGACAAGGTTCAATCGATCAGAGAACAGCACACCTCTATGTCAGAAGGCATATTTTATATCAACCATGATTGGATGACGGGTCAGGAAGTGGATGCGGTGATTCTTTCTGAATTACTAAGGGAATTTGATTTCAGCTTTTCCCAGTGCCTGGATATTTCAAAAGCGGCTGATCAATCAGGAAAGCTATTCTATTCTGAAAAGTTCCTGCTTAACATCAATCGTGGCCAGTTCATGGTGAAGCCGAAAGTAGAATCCGTTGGTGCTTCAACGATCGCAATTGAAGTCACAGAAGGTACTTACCAAATAGGTGACAGGTCGCTGCGAGTCACTGAGCATCCGGTAGAGTCATTCAAAAAGGGGTCGGCGCCTCATGAAGTGTATCTAGATGCGGATGCAGTACAATTGCCACTCATCATTCGACAATGGGAACAGGGAGATGCTTTTCAGCCTTTGGGCATGAAGGGTAAAAAGAAAATTAGTGACTTTTTAGTCGATCAAAAAGTGCCTCTAATTGACAAAACTGCTGTTCTTGTACTGGAATCAGATGCGACGATTTGCTGGGTAGTCAATCACCGGTTGGATGATCGTTTCAAAGTGACGGATAAGACACAGAAAGTGCTGAAAATCACCTGTCAAAAATCATTTGATCAGGGACCAAATACGGTGTAG